The following proteins are co-located in the Bombus pascuorum chromosome 3, iyBomPasc1.1, whole genome shotgun sequence genome:
- the LOC132905283 gene encoding mitochondrial import inner membrane translocase subunit Tim13-like, protein MNSLTSESLTDKEKSDLMQQIKQEVAVANAQEMLSKMSEKCFKKCVIRPGTSLDNTEQKCVAMCMDRYIDAFHLVSKTYSARIQREHDRM, encoded by the exons atgAATTCGCTTACATCCGAATCCCTAACTGATAAAGAAAAGAGTGATCTGATGCAACAAATTAAACAAGAAGTTGCAGTTGCAAATGCACAAGAAATGCTTTCG AAAATGTCAGAGAAATGCTTTAAAAAATGCGTGATTAGGCCCGGTACTTCTCTGGATAATACCGAACAG AAATGTGTAGCAATGTGTATGGATCGATATATTGATGCATTTCATCTTGTATCAAAAACGTACAGTGCTCGAATACAGAGAGAGCATGACAGAATGTAA
- the LOC132905279 gene encoding venom acid phosphatase Acph-1-like isoform X2, translating into MPNASMLNMYNLGVHLRKEYGEFLGDVYTSETMKMQTAEYPLSMLSGQLVNAGLWPPAEIQRWSADIKWQPIPTDYTVAQEDTLLMGIQCPNFILEMEKVLNMTQVRDRVSDYSSLFDHISRSIGIKVQRPSEVALLYAVLETKADLKQSLPHWAKDIFPDGAMYTVSLLEYDVLWQTSLQKQLNGGTILKEILANSLMYINGQIPKQRKLMMYSGNERNIVGVLKGLNLWSPHIPNEAASVIFELYFDNETESHGVKINYYTGVDGITLSLKMPNCTEICPIKTFLYSIMDLLPQNAERLCNWKKIDLPITLDNAIYSRSVSHTLKSITFTLLFVITLLVINLY; encoded by the exons GCCAGCATGCTTAACATGTATAATCTAGGAGTCCATTTACGAAAGGAGTACGGTGAATTTTTGGGCGATGTTTATACGTCTGAGACGATGAAAATGCAAACGGCCGAATATCCATTGTCGATGCTATCTGGTCAATTAGTAAATGCAGGTCTTTGGCCTCCAGCAGAAATTCAAAGGTGGAGCGCCGATATAAAGTGGCAGCCAATACCCACAG ATTACACCGTCGCACAGGAAGATACTTTATTAATGGGAATACAGTGTCCGAATTTCATTCTCGAAATGGAAAAAGTGCTGAATATGACTCAAGTGCGAGATAGAGTATCAGATTATTCATCTTTGTTCGATCATATATCTCGGTCTATTGGAATAAAAGTTCAACGACCATCGGAAGTGGCTTTGCTATATGCTGTCCTTGAGACAAaa GCTGACTTAAAACAATCGCTTCCGCACTGGGCGAAAGACATTTTTCCTGATGGAGCAATGTACACTGTGTCGTTGTTGGAATATGATGTCCTTTGGCAAACCTCATTACAAAAGCAATTAAATGGAGGAACGattctaaaagaaattttagcaAATTCGCTGATGTATATCAATGGACAGATTCCTAAACAACGAAAGCTCATGATGTATAGCGgcaatgaaagaaatatcgttgGTGTTTTGAAAGGCCTAAATCTATGGTCGCCACATATTCCTAACGAAGCCGCCTCTGTGATATTCGAACTGTACTTTGACAATGAAACAGAAAGTCACGGAGTGAAG atTAATTACTATACGGGAGTAGATGGTATCACTCTCTCTTTGAAAATGCCAAATTGTACAGAAATTTGCCCGATTAAAACTTTTTTGTATTCGATAATGGATCTGTTACCGCAAAACGCAGAACGATTATGTAACTGGAAAAAGATTGATCTTCCTATAACACTAGATAATGCTATTTATAGTAGATCTGTATCGCATACATTGAAAAGTATTACATTTACgttgttattcgttattactttactagtaattaatttgtattaa
- the LOC132905275 gene encoding uncharacterized protein LOC132905275, producing MAWKCMAMESRVYDLGNFTSSLSETDGKLYSSIVEDLLIEMNGRELKKFSDSNNTGCCRCKHLLNIPRDLIQTSEKISDYTEECVDDLNFVQSMVWLKSATMFMKTISVEQFHSVFYKQWKNTGKDFNLYSQNLMSDIEEDDYKNLSNSLNDDQQNDTNFDVDSEYINNTDPSRDVHNEKHNTSQSYHQQINQETGIFTEKGVSPSVFTSSQSLDRFFNVQPCMHQDITMKNYIIQDSDEECSSVSDIIKDSLESQNTNNIVRNEKDKKLLEGSDFIKEKSAEELFSEDSDVLTRTLFGTRNDLTVASDDNDFSDIILSNKNYSSYKQNCSQLREQLISKSNKQIVKPLTQTCDSNFFNESPIISPNRINNACSLQEDSAYDTYQLSAEWLPTTNCIYNEDISILPSQKIANITPHEKKDIVNYTHDLESLTIDMTENNWTSKQNLSCSQQENDKNINNDGEELSVQNRQRYKNLMEDAEYERSSSKRKKLKSVHETTVSKSKKKEEKKISSKWLKFTLDTLNVDDIAFKSIKAILMVLQNERIAKQYMRKRCWKDTLEEQAVNAILDYCDVSEAENKTNEYTQEIVQVVTDILDKSIGTSEFNKVTIVTHQISIILQLCSSMKVCVEIINYLTAKLKSYGNILISLVNNKKADVHNVINQLHIIFYTLNFCLQKYRAVFCNKENNQLEKEEVIPPVVDLWKKQLNFEGIIVKDSIQTRERRWLMILDDFAVIATENFVQFAKKAQKLVNLLMYE from the exons ATGGCATGGAAATGCATGGCAATGGAAAGCAGAGTGTATGATCTAG GGAATTTTACAAGTAGTTTGTCAGAAACAGatggaaaattgtattctTCTATCGTCGAGGATcttttaatagaaatgaaTGGAagggaattaaaaaaatttagtgATAGTAATAATACAGGCTGTTGTCGGTGTAAACATTTGTTGAATATTCCTCGAGATCTTATTCAAACTTCTGAGAAGATATCGGATTATACGGAAGAATGTGTGgatgatttaaattttgtgCAAAGTATGGTCTGGTTAAAGTCAGCCACAATGTTTATGAAAACTATTTCCGTCGAACAATTTCATTcggtattttataaacaatggAAGAACACAG GAAAAGATTTTAATCTTTATAGTCAAAACTTAATGTCTGATATTGAAGAGgacgattataaaaatttgagcAATTCATTAAATGATGATCAACAGAATGATACGAATTTCGACGTTGATtcagaatatattaataatactgATCCGTCACGTGATGTACATAATGAAAAACATAATACATCACAATCTTATCACCAACAAATAAATCAAGAAACTGGAATTTTCACCGAAAAAGGAGTCAGTCCCTCCGTTTTTACTTCTTCTCAAAGTCTTGATAGATTCTTCAATGTACAACCTTGCATGCATCAAGATATtactatgaaaaattatatcattcaaGATTCAGACGAAGAGTGCTCTTCTGTTTCTGACATAATTAAAGATTCTCTGGAGAGTCAAAATACTAATAACATAGTACGAAacgagaaagataaaaaattactcgAAGGAAGCGATTTTATCAAGGAAAAATCAGcagaagaattattttctgaGGACAGCGATGTTTTAACGAGAACTTTATTCGGAACGAGAAATGATCTAACTGTTGCTTCAGACGATAACGATTTTTCAGacattattttatctaacaaaaattattcatcATATAAACAGAATTGTAGTCAGTTAAGagaacaattaatttcaaaatcgaaTAAGCAGATAGTCAAACCATTGACACAAACTTGtgattcaaattttttcaatgaaagTCCTATAATTTCACCGAATCGGATTAATAATGCATGCTCGCTTCAGGAAGACAGCGCTTACGATACTTATCAATTAAGCGCAGAATGGTTACCAACGACGAATTGCATTTATAATGAAGATATTAGTATCTTGCCTAGTCAAAAAATTGCTAATATTACTCCtcatgaaaaaaaagatatcgtGAATTACACGCATGATCTGGAGTCTCTCACCATAGATATGACAGAGAATAATTGGACTTCcaaacaaaatttatcttGTTCACAAcaagaaaacgataaaaacataaacaatGACGGTGAAGAATTGTCCGTACAAAATAgacaaagatataaaaatttgatggaAGATGCAGAATACGAAAGAAGTAGCagtaagagaaagaaactAAAATCTGTCCATGAAACGACTGTATCTAAGtctaagaaaaaagaagagaagaaaatttcttcgaaatggTTGAAATTTACGCTTGATACTCTAAATGTGGACGACATTGCTTTTAAGTCGATAAAGGCGATTCTTATGGTTCTCCAAAATGAGAGAATAGCGAAACAATATATGAGAAAAAGATGTTGGAAAGATACTTTAGAAGAACAGGCTGTAAACGCGATATTGGATTACTGTGACGTTTCTGAAgctgaaaataaaactaaCGAGTATACGCAAGAAATTGTGCAGGTAGTGACTGACATCCTGGATAAGAGTATAGGAACTAGTGAGTTTAACAAG gtTACAATAGTGACTCATCAGATCTCCATTATTTTACAACTATGCAGTTCTATGAAAGTTTGTgtcgaaataataaattacttaactgcaaaattaaaatcttacggaaatattttaatctctctggtaaataacaaaaaggccgatgtacataatgtaataaatcaattacatattatcttttatactTTAAATTTTTGCTTACAAAAATATCGAGCAGTTTTctgtaataaagaaaataatcaacttgaaaaagaagaagtaatACCACCTGTCGTCGATTTATggaaaaaacaattaaatttcgaaGGTATAATAGTAAAGGATAGTATACAGACAAGGGAACGAAGGTGGTTAATGATTTTGGATGATTTTGCAGTAATTGCTACggaaaattttgttcaatttgCAAAAAAGGCGCAAAAATTAGTCAATTTATTGATGTATGAATAA